A window of Mangifera indica cultivar Alphonso chromosome 13, CATAS_Mindica_2.1, whole genome shotgun sequence contains these coding sequences:
- the LOC123194454 gene encoding probable xyloglucan endotransglucosylase/hydrolase protein 23 has product MACYYSSYPYVSVPILMFYLLAPSSFLVAFGNFYQDVDVTRGDGRAKVLNNGELLTLSLDKASGSGFLSKNGYLYGKIDMQLKLVPNNSAGAGTVTAYYLKSPGSSWDEIDFEFLGNLSGDPYILHTNVYTQGKGDREQQFYLWFDPTADFHSYSILWNPGHIVFYVDGRPIREFKNLESMGVPYPKNQPMRMYCSLWDADDWATRGGLVKTDWSQAPFTASFRNFNAENACVWANGASSCSSNSSGNPWFSQELDSASQKTLKWVQKKFMVYNYCTDTRRFPLGLPQECKVTAKK; this is encoded by the exons ATGGCTTGCTATTATTCTTCTTATCCATATGTTTCAGTGCCCATTTTGATGTTCTATCTTTTGGCTCCCAGCTCTTTTCTTGTTGCATTCGGTAATTTTTACCAGGATGTTGATGTCACTCGGGGAGATGGCCGTGCAAAGGTTCTGAACAATGGCGAGCTTCTCACTCTTTCTCTTGACAAAGCGTCTGGCTCCGGATTCCTATCCAAAAATGGGTATCTCTATGGAAAGATTGATATGCAGCTGAAGCTTGTTCCAAACAACTCTGCTGGCGCTGGCACTGTCACAGCATACtat TTAAAATCACCAGGATCATCCTGGGATGAGATAGACTTTGAATTCCTGGGAAATTTGAGTGGTGATCCTTACATTCTTCACACCAATGTGTACACTCAAGGCAAAGGTGACAGAGAGCAGCAATTCTACCTCTGGTTTGATCCCACTGCTGATTTTCACTCCTATTCAATCCTCTGGAATCCAGGCCACATTGT CTTCTATGTTGATGGCAGACCAATCAGGGAGTTCAAGAACCTTGAATCAATGGGAGTTCCCTACCCGAAGAACCAGCCAATGAGAATGTATTGCAGTCTCTGGGATGCTGATGACTGGGCGACAAGAGGGGGATTGGTGAAGACAGACTGGTCACAGGCACCCTTTACAGCTTCCTTCAGGAACTTCAATGCCGAGAATGCTTGCGTCTGGGCTAATGGAGCGTCTTCTTGCAGTTCAAACTCCAGTGGGAATCCATGGTTCTCTCAGGAACTTGATTCTGCAAGTCAAAAGACGCTCAAATGGGTGCAGAAAAAATTCATGGTTTACAATTACTGCACTGACACCAGGCGGTTCCCTCTTGGCCTCCCTCAGGAATGCAAAGTTACAGCCAAGAAGTAG
- the LOC123194959 gene encoding NAC domain-containing protein 67-like, translating to MGTNNYGGGSVVPYNMHSELYPMHENAYFDFFPPGYRFKPSDEELVVHYLRKKILNESLPPNRIEEVELYKRNPQDLAENYTSNGDNEWYFFTPRDRKYKNGQRPNRSAGDGYWKATGADRPVNHKGVKVGSRKVLVFYKGKPPNGDKTYWIMHEFTVANLPRRKKSPVENDMRLDDWVLCRLYKNSKSPGRARDSQVPDQETENEVPPLIQDREKEPKVEESNMLPQENFLAPFEQMYSSYNQANPTGLYYYDNSPFLHGCQSGLSDGSEPLYTQPWHNPTIHHMSGYHQNPMLPPELFSSADNITQEQLNDYHSGDFSNVLPFSDCPGASTRHFFAQ from the exons ATGGGGACTAATAATTATGGTGGTGGCTCTGTGGTGCCTTATAATATGCATAGTGAGCTCTATCCGATGCATGAGAATGCTTATTTCGATTTCTTTCCGCCGGGTTATCGTTTCAAGCCTAGCGACGAAGAACTTGTTGTACATTACTTGAGGAAGAAGATACTGAATGAGAGTTTGCCGCCCAATCGGATCGAGGAGGTTGAGCTTTATAAGAGAAATCCTCAGGACCTTGCAG AGAATTATACTTCCAATGGAGACAACGAGTGGTATTTCTTTACCCCGAGAGATAGAAAGTACAAGAATGGGCAGAGGCCTAATCGATCTGCTGGTGATGGATACTGGAAGGCTACTGGAGCTGATAGACCTGTCAATCACAAGGGAGTTAAAGTAGGATCCAGGAAGGTTTTAGTCTTCTACAAGGGAAAGCCTCCCAACGGTGACAAAACTTACTGGATTATGCATGAATTTACAGTGGCCAATCTTCCTAGGAGAAAAAAGTCTCCAGTTGAAAATGATATGCGC CTGGATGACTGGGTGTTATGTAGGCTATATAAGAATTCCAAAAGTCCAGGCCGTGCAAGAGACAGTCAAGTCCCGGATCAAGAGACTGAAAATGAAGTTCCTCCTCTGATTCAGGACCGTGAGAAAGAGCCAAAAGTAGAGGAATCCAATATGCTGCCTCAAGAAAATTTCCTTGCGCCCTTTGAACAAATGTATAGTTCTTACAACCAGGCAAATCCAACGGGGTTGTATTATTATGACAATTCTCCATTTCTTCATGGCTGTCAAAGTGGCTTGAGTGATGGCTCTGAACCTTTATACACTCAGCCTTGGCATAATCCGACGATTCACCATATGTCTGGTTATCATCAAAATCCAATGTTGCCTCCAGAACTATTTTCTTCTGCGGATAACATAACGCAGGAGCAGTTAAATGACTATCACTCAGGTGACTTTTCGAATGTTCTTCCATTCAGTGATTGTCCAGGGGCTTCCACCCGTCATTTTTTCGCCCAATGA